In Camelus bactrianus isolate YW-2024 breed Bactrian camel chromosome 10, ASM4877302v1, whole genome shotgun sequence, a genomic segment contains:
- the OR10A3 gene encoding olfactory receptor 10A3, giving the protein MKRQNQSSEVEFILLGFSDFPELQGQLFGVFLVVYLVTLMGNAIIIVVISLEQSFHVPMYLFLLNLSVVDVSFSAVIMPEMLVVLATVKTPISFVSCFAQMYFILFFGGTECFFLGAMAYDRFAAICYPLSYPVIMNKKVFMKLVIFSWVSGIMVASVQTSWVFSFPFCGPNEINHLFCETPPVLELACGDTFMFEIYAFTGTILIIMVPFLLILLSYTRILFAILKMPSTTGRQKAFSTCASHLTSVTLFYGTASMTYLQPKSGYSPETKKLMSLAYTLLTPLLNPLIYSLRNSEMKRPLVKLWQRKVDLHTL; this is encoded by the coding sequence atgaaaaggcaaaaccaaaGCTCTGAGGTTGAGTTCATCCTCCTGGGCTTTTCTGACTTTCCTGAACTCCAGGGGCAGCTCTTTGGGGTGTTCCTGGTTGTTTACTTGGTGACCCTGATGGGAAATGCCATCATTATAGTCGTCATCTCCCTGGAACAGAGCTTTCATGTTCCCATGTATCTGTTTCTCCTGAACTTGTCTGTGGTTGATGTCAGTTTCAGCGCAGTCATTATGCCTGAAATGCTGGTGGTCCTCGCCACTGTAAAAACACCAATTTCATTTGTGAGCTGTTTTGCAcagatgtattttattcttttttttggtggaactGAATGTTTTTTCCTGGGGGCAATGGCTTATGACCGATTTGCTGCAATCTGCTATCCTCTGAGCTACCCAGTGATTATGAACAAAAAGGTTTTCATGAAATTAGTGATATTCTCATGGGTCTCAGGGATCATGGTGGCTTCTGTGCAGACCTCGTGGGTTTTTAGTTTTCCCTTTTGTGGCCCCAATGAAATTAATCATCTCTTCTGTGAGACTCCCCCAGTGCTAGAGCTTGCGTGTGGAGACACCTTTATGTTTGAAATCTACGCATTCACTGGCACCATCTTGATCATTATGGTTCCTTTCCTGTTGATACTCTTGTCTTACACTCGAATCCTCTTTGCCATCCTGAAGATGCCATCAACCACCGGGAGGCAAAAAGCCTTTTCCACCTGTGCCTCCCATCTCACCTCTGTCACCCTCTTCTACGGCACGGCCAGTATGACTTACTTACAACCCAAATCTGGCTACTCCCCAGAAACCAAGAAGCTGATGTCTTTGGCTTACACGTTGCTCACACCTCTGCTGAATCCGCTCATCTACAGTTTGCGAAACAGTGAGATGAAAAGACCTTTGGTGAAATTATGGCAAAGAAAAGTGGATTTACATACACTCTGA
- the LOC105076659 gene encoding olfactory receptor 10A3-like, with protein sequence MKRQNQSSVFEFILLGFSNFPELQQQLFGIFLIIYLVTLIGNDIIIVVISLEQSLHVPMYLFLLNLSVVDVSISAVIMPEMLVVLATEKTSISFVSCFAQMYFVLFFGGTECFLLGAMAYDRFAAVCYPLSYPIIMHKRIFMKLVICSWGLGFTLGTVQTSWVSSFPFCGPNEINHLFCETPPVLELACADTFMFEIYAFTGTVLIIMVPFLLILLSYTQILFAILKMKSTTGRQKAFSTCASHLTSVTLFYGTASMTYLQPKSGYSPETKKLMSLAYTLLTPLLNPLIYSLRNSEMKRALVKLWRRKVDLHTL encoded by the coding sequence atgaaaaggcaaaatcAAAGCTCTGTGTTTGAGTTCATTCTCCTTGGCTTTTCTAACTTTCCAGAACTCCAACAGCAGCTCTTTGGGATTTTCTTGATTATTTATCTGGTGACCCTGATAGGAAATGACATCATTATAGTCGTCATCTCCCTGGAACAGAGCCTCCACGTTCCCATGTATCTGTTTCTCCTGAACTTGTCTGTGGTCGATGTGAGTATCAGCGCAGTCATTATGCCTGAAATGCTGGTGGTCCTCGCCACTGAAAAAACATCAATTTCATTTGTGAGCTGTTTTGCACAgatgtattttgttcttttttttggtggaactGAATGTTTTCTCCTGGGGGCAATGGCTTATGACCGATTTGCTGCAGTCTGCTATCCTCTGAGCTACCCAATAATTATGCACAAAAGGATTTTCATGAAATTGGTTATATGCTCATGGGGCTTAGGTTTCACATTAGGTACTGTGCAAACATCATGGGTGTCTAGTTTTCCCTTTTGTGGCCCCAATGAAATTAATCATCTCTTCTGTGAGACTCCCCCAGTGCTAGAGCTTGCGTGTGCAGACACCTTTATGTTTGAAATCTACGCATTCACTGGCACCGTTTtgattatcatggttcctttctTATTGATACTCTTGTCTTACACTCAAATCCTCTTTGCCATCCTGAAGATGAAATCAACCACTGGGAGGCAAAAAGCCTTTTCCACCTGTGCCTCCCATCTCACCTCTGTCACCCTCTTCTATGGCACGGCCAGTATGACTTACTTACAACCCAAATCTGGCTACTCCCCAGAAACCAAGAAGCTGATGTCTTTGGCTTACACGTTGCTCACACCTCTGCTGAATCCACTGATCTACAGTTTGCGAAACAGTGAGATGAAAAGAGCTTTGGTGAAATTATGGCGAAGAAAAGTGGATTTACATACACTCTGA